In the Styela clava chromosome 8, kaStyClav1.hap1.2, whole genome shotgun sequence genome, one interval contains:
- the LOC120345811 gene encoding glycerophosphodiester phosphodiesterase domain-containing protein 5-like, which translates to MSNSIEYYCRIINSGIYGCKWKIPDNDNEETKIVEKVWWSVLLLILMLATMWLFCWSVFNNDYNDFEWFIYDNSGIWFGFGILILVVFSLVVFYLVILACSGIVMIARGKQKHLHLCHKICVVVSFLLILAGIILVQQLWNEEYYAAVIALKMTGPFLHIALLFVVTASSWLMFYEIMRFENRVIWLSSNIGVLVLFLLVFFIPLLITSPCIGPELGSIPKPLLIGHRLGKVTTAPENTILAYEKGAASCSNYAVETDISISMDGVPFLMHDWDSLKRTTNIEKVFANKPDQAPSLFTWNELQELDAGSWFLQQDPFNTVRFLSEGEKTEIRQQKIPSLDQIARMIGQNSIIFDLYRPYTGNPYRFNYTEVVMNVLLNSGLPQEQVLWLPSNNRENIHEQAPGFRLVSVFQSIDFLKENNIDIVNLGYLEHTPESISNFVRNNISVIQYVVNTPWLFSYTWCQGTTYVTTNECERLSNISNPIWRLSNGEYIAMWVCLDLFALIILVLIFMIQYTRARCSHFPWLTNLLCDRRYLEGTAATGIVNINQSFDD; encoded by the coding sequence ATGTCTAATAGTATCGAATATTACTGTCGTATTATAAACAGTGGAATTTATGGATGCAAATGGAAGATACCAGATAATGATAATGAAGAAACGAAAATTGTAGAAAAGGTTTGGTGGTCGGttttgcttctaattttaatgcttgCAACAATGTGGTTGTTTTGCTGGAGCGTTTTCAACAACGATTACAATGACTTTGAGTGGTTTATTTATGACAATTCTGGCATCTGGTTTGGATTTGGGATTTTAATTTTGGTTGTTTTTTCACTGGTCGTCTTCTATCTCGTCATATTGGCATGTTCTGGGATTGTAATGATTGCAAGAGGGAAACAGAAACATCTACATTTATGCCATAAGATTTGTGTTGTAGTCTCGTTTCTGTTGATTCTTGCCGGAATTATTCTTGTTCAACAACTATGGAATGAAGAGTATTATGCAGCTGTTATTGCTTTGAAGATGACCGGGCCGTTTCTGCACATTGCTTTATTGTTTGTGGTGACCGCATCGTCCTGGCTCATGTTTTATGAAATAATGAGATTTGAAAATCGGGTTATATGGTTGTCATCGAACATTGGtgttttggttttatttttacttGTATTCTTCATTCCATTACTCATCACGTCACCCTGTATCGGACCAGAACTGGGCTCTATTCCGAAACCATTGCTCATTGGACATAGACTTGGGAAAGTAACAACCGCACCTGAAAACACAATTTTAGCTTATGAAAAAGGAGCGGCATCTTGCTCAAATTATGCTGTTGAAACAGACATCTCGATATCTATGGATGGTGTTCCATTTTTAATGCACGATTGGGATTCACTAAAAAGGACAACAAACATTGAGAAAGTTTTTGCGAATAAGCCGGATCAAGCGCCATCGCTTTTTACTTGGAATGAACTTCAGGAACTTGACGCTGGAAGTTGGTTTCTTCAGCAGGACCCGTTCAACACAGTACGCTTTTTATCAGAAGGAGAAAAGACAGAAATTCGGCAACAGAAAATACCAAGTTTAGATCAAATAGCCCGAATGATCGGACAAAATAGTATAATTTTTGATCTGTATCGTCCATATACTGGAAACCCATATCGTTTCAATTATACAGAAGTCGTAATGAATGTTCTTCTTAATTCCGGATTACCCCAAGAACAAGTATTATGGCTCCCGAGTAATAATCGTGAAAACATCCACGAGCAAGCACCAGGTTTTCGACTTGTTTCAGTCTTTCAATCTATTGATTTTCTGAAAGAAAATAACATTGACATTGTAAACTTAGGATATCTTGAACACACTCCAGAAAGTATCTCAAACTTTGTTCGGAACAACATCTCAGTTATACAGTACGTTGTGAATACTCCTTGGCTGTTTTCATACACTTGGTGTCAGGGTACAACGTACGTAACAACAAATGAATGTGAAAGGCTTAGCAACATATCTAATCCAATATGGAGATTGTCAAATGGTGAATACATAGCAATGTGGGTTTGTTTAGACCTGTTTGCTCTTATCATTCTTGTGCTGATTTTCATGATTCAGTACACACGTGCTAGATGCTCACATTTTCCATGGCTGACTAATTTGCTTTGTGACAGAAGATATTTAGAAGGTACAGCAGCTACAGGCATCGTAAATATAAATCAGAGTTTTGAtgactga
- the LOC120346399 gene encoding P-selectin-like: MLGSNVLLVLFMGFICSTAEEKQHICREEGGVVYNRRCFWIFYDPDVVITSAQAEQKCIESNALPANIYDIQHFNQITNYGREKRPGATYAVFLGMTYNPSNNVLKNRDGTISNLPDSVWVGCKTYTEVAIIIDASPDGSDNGLGTTTRPTDTFRGVLCEIKLICSPLQINMETQTLTCSDSQNCIISCKPGFVLEDGSTSITLTCQDNLEWNGEVPTCRAVECTVLSFDGQSGLMQCTGNKYQNECNFVCDSHKQLKGPRKRICNEDGTWSDIQPTCEDVICEPIDFSTEQGTFDCTDGYNYASYCSFYCKSGLQRWGAKKVVCLWTGEWSEEPPTCKKYDPKCPDAHEHTSCPDSNCDVNADCDDDKKICCPTKCGTSVCWDLPKRTISREALLWIVLGGLGRKQCPTNCLRNDCDTARCPANLNAQCRTSCNGCQVHFYDFNQEVTGNCQCPGGYVVPNCNQQQCENYRCITHGQQMPYYYASQYYNPNILCRMSSCGGCFPQFYDRRGRRINCRQILQLVSNPGIPVANLPITG, from the exons ATGTTAGGCAGTAACGTACTTTTAGTGTTGTTTATGGGATTTATCTGCTCCACAGCAGAAG AAAAACAGCACATCTGTCGCGAAGAAGGCGGAGTCGTTTATAACCGAAGATGCTTTTGGATCTTTTATGACCCGGATGTGGTAATCACAAGTGCACAGGCAGAACAAAAGTGCATCGAATCTAATGCTTTACCTGCCAATATATACGATATACAGCATTTTAACCAAATTACAAATTATGGACGTGAAAAGAGACCCGGGGCAACCTATGCAGTGTTTCTAGGAATGACGTACAATCCAAGT AATAATGTATTAAAAAATAGGGATGGGACGATTTCAAATTTGCCGGATTCGGTGTGGGTGGGATGTAAAACCTACACTGAAGTAGCAATTATAATTGATGCTTCTCCCGATGGCTCTGATAATGGCCTAGGAACAACAACTAGACCAACGGATACTTTTCGAGGTGTTCTATGCGAAATTA AACTCATTTGCTCTCCTCTACAAATAAACATGGAAACCCAAACGCTTACATGTTCCGACTCGCAAAATTGCAT TATATCTTGCAAACCTGGTTTTGTTCTTGAAGATGGAAGCACCAGCATTACATTGACATGCCAAGATAATCTTGAATGGAATGGAGAAGTGCCAACATGCCGAG CTGTCGAGTGCACAGTACTCAGTTTTGATGGGCAATCAGGACTTATGCAATGCACTGGgaataaatatcagaatgaatGCAA CTTCGTCTGTGATTCTCACAAACAACTCAAAGGACCAAGAAAAAGAATCTGCAATGAAGACGGGACATGGTCAGATATACAACCAACCTGTGAAG ACGTTATTTGCGAACCAATAGATTTCTCGACCGAACAAGGAACATTTGATTGCACGGATGGATATAATTACGCGAGTTACTGCAG TTTCTACTGCAAATCTGGATTGCAAAGATGGGGAGCAAAAAAAGTAGTTTGTCTTTGGACAGGAGAATGGTCGGAAGAACCACCTACTTGCAAAA aatatgATCCCAAATGTCCTGATGCTCACGAACACACTTCATGTCCTGACAGCAACTGTGACGTCAATGCTGATTGCGATGACGACAAGAAGATTTGTTGTCCTACAAAATGTGGAACGTCAGTTTGTTGGGATTTACCTAAACGAACAATTTCTAGAG AAGCACTTCTATGGATAGTACTTGGTGGATTAGGCAGAAAGCAATGCCCTACAAACTGCTTGAGAAACGACTGTGATACTGCACGATGCCCAGCAAATCTCAACGCACAGTGTAGAACATCATGCAATGGTTGTCAAGTTCACTTTTACGATTTTAATCAAGAGGTTACCGGAAATT GTCAATGTCCAGGTGGTTATGTCGTGCCAAACTGTAATCAACAACAATGTGAAAACTACAGATGCATCACACACGGCCAGCAGATGCCTTACTACTATGCCAGTCAATACTACAACCCCAACATACTATGTCGTATGAGTAGCTGTGGTGGATGCTTTCCCCAATTCTACGATAGACGTGGGCGAAGAATCAATTGCAGACAAATATTGCAACTTGTATCAAATCCAGGAATTCCTG TGGCGAATCTACCAATTACCGGATGA
- the LOC120345628 gene encoding glycerophosphodiester phosphodiesterase domain-containing protein 5-like: MLATMWLFCWSVFNNDYNDFEWFIYDNSGIWFGFGTLILVVFSLAMFYLVILACSGIVIVARGKQKHLHLCHKISVAVVLLLVLVGFIIVQLLWKEEYYASVIALKMTGPFLHIALLFVVTASSWLMFYEIMRFENQFIWLASNIGVLILFLLVFFIPLLITSPCIGPELGSIPKPLLIGHRLGKVTIAPENTVLAYEKGAAFCSNYAIETDISISMDGVPFLMHDSDSLKRTTNVAEIFASRSDQAPSRFTWTELDAGSWFLQHDPFNTVRFLSEEEKTAIRQQKIPSLDQIARMIGQNSIIFDLYTPNSGNPYRGNHTEVVMNVLLNSGLPQAQVLWLPSSNRENIRQQAPGFRLVSVFQSINFLNQNNIGIVNLGYLEHTPDSISNFVQNNISVIQYVVNTPWLSSYTWCQGTTYVATNECERLSNISNPIWRLSNGEYIAMWVCLDLFALIILVLIFVIQYTRAQCMHFSWLSNLVYNKVHSNNIEGVDNVDMNDIGDE; this comes from the coding sequence atgcttgCAACAATGTGGTTGTTTTGCTGGAGCGTTTTCAACAACGATTACAATGACTTTGAGTGGTTTATTTATGACAATTCTGGCATCTGGTTTGGATTTGGGACTTTAATTTTGGTTGTTTTTTCACTGGCCATGTTCTATCTCGTTATATTGGCTTGTTCTGGAATTGTTATAGTTGCAAGAGGAAAACAGAAACATCTACATTTATGCCATAAGATTTCTGTTGCAGTCGTGCTTCTGTTGGTCCTTGTTGGGTTTATTATTGTCCAGCTATTGTGGAAGGAAGAGTATTATGCATCTGTTATTGCTTTAAAGATGACCGGGCCGTTTCTACACATTGCTCTATTGTTTGTTGTGACCGCATCGTCCTGGCTAATGTTTTATGAAATCATGAGATTTGAGAATCAATTTATATGGTTGGCATCGAACATTggtgttttgattttatttttacttgtaTTCTTCATTCCATTACTCATTACATCACCCTGTATCGGACCGGAATTGGGCTCTATTCCAAAACCACTTTTGATTGGACATAGACTCGGGAAAGTTACGATCGCACCCGAAAACACAGTTTTAGCTTACGAAAAAGGTGCGGCATTTTGCTCAAATTATGCAATTGAAACAGATATCTCGATATCTATGGATGGTGTTCCATTTTTAATGCACGATTCGGATTCATTGAAAAGGACAACAAATGTCGCAGAAATTTTTGCCAGTAGGTCAGACCAAGCGCCATCTCGCTTTACTTGGACTGAACTGGACGCTGGAAGTTGGTTTCTCCAGCATGACCCGTTCAACACAGTACGCTTTCTGTCAGAAGAAGAAAAGACAGCAATTCGGCAACAGAAAATACCAAGTTTAGATCAAATAGCCCGAATGATCGGGCAGAATAGTATTATTTTCGATCTATATACTCCAAATAGCGGAAACCCATATCGAGGAAATCACACAGAAGTGGTAATGAATGTTCTTCTTAACTCTGGATTACCACAAGCACAAGTTTTATGGCTCCCAAGCAGCAATCGTGAAAATATTCGGCAACAAGCACCAGGTTTCCGACTTGTTTCAGTCTTTCAATCTATTaattttttgaatcaaaataacaTTGGCATTGTAAACTTAGGATATCTTGAACACACTCCAGACAGTATCTCAAACTTTGTTCAGAACAATATCTCAGTCATACAGTACGTCGTGAATACTCCTTGGTTGTCTTCATACACTTGGTGTCAGGGTACGACATACGTAGCAACAAATGAATGTGAAAGGCTTAGCAACATATCCAATCCAATATGGAGGTTGTCAAATGGTGAATACATAGCAATGTGGGTTTGTTTAGACCTGTTTGCTCTCATTATTCTTGTGCTGATTTTTGTGATTCAGTACACTCGTGCCCAATGCATGCATTTTTCCTGGCTGAGCAACCTTGTCTATAACAAGGTACACTCCAACAATATTGAAGGCGTCGACAATGTCGATATGAACGATATTGGTGATGAATAG